aggaagaggaagaagaagaagaagaagaggaggaggaggaggaggaggaggaggaggaagatgaagaagaggaggagaaggaggaaGTGGGGGAGGATGGGAAAGGTGACAAGGCTGCTAATGGAGCTCATTCCATGGAGGTAATTTCGTAtcatcttttctatttttttccttcgattttttgataaatattttttatgaattggTTTGATTAACATCTACGTCTTATTGGCttgtttaatatgtttttatacAAGTCTTCTTTGCATTCCTCCCGTTGATTATGACTTCTATAATAAAACTGAAATGGTGTCCTCTTTAGTTTCTGCCTTGTCCATTGTCCAACCTTTCTATTTAACTATTACAGAGGGTTTTAATGCTTGTATGTTCTTTTAGACGGTAATGTTTAGTATATCTGATCTTTGTGGTGGTGTACTAAcctcaaaaaattattttataactaTAAGCCTTCTCATAATTACTAATGATTGTAAGGCTCTCCTTTTGTACCTCCTTGAGAGAGTGTTATGTCTTCTTTTTTGTGATTAATAAACATCTTTGTTTCTTATCAAGAAAAAGTATATCTGATCATTGTGGGTCGATCAGAATGACACATCTGAATATATTGTGATATGCAGGGATCGCTTGTCCATTATAGTCAGTTGTTTGATATGTGATGCTTTCACTCGTAGGTATCCACTGCCATGGATAATCAGCAAGAAAGGTCAGCAACAGACAATAATCAAGCTGCGGAGGGTGGGTCTAATCATGGAGCAACTTTATCTGAAGCAGATATGCAAGATCAGATGGACCAATTCACATACATCATGCATCAGAAGTTTTTGTTGGGAGAAGACAACGAGCATTTAGATTACTCAAAAATAGACAATGATGAGACCTTGGATGACCACTGGCTGAGGGAAGCCAATGATGATGCCGAGGAGAAATACTTCGATGAAGATTAGACGGGATGAAAGGTGCCGTTCCTTTCATCTGACTGTAAAGCTTTTATGTTAAATTGACACGTGTATGTTGGAGGCCCTTCTGGCCTCTTAGATTCTATAACCTTAATCTGAGTGTAGAATTTGAAGACTTGACACTTTTAGGTGCACAAAGAAGGGCCTAAGTTCTTATTTGGTCCTTAAACTTCCAAAATATCCATATTTTAGTCCCTATTCTTTAGGTTTATTCCATTTTAGTCCATGAACtcttaaaatatctattataGTCCTAGAACTTTAATAAGATAATCATTTTCGTTGTTTTTAACGATTGGATAGTGTGGTTTCAAGTATGTGATAATGTTGTTATGGACATTTTTTAGCCTCATTGAGTGATTGATGCGAGTATTGGGCGGGTAGATATTAGATAACTGAATAATGGCAAGGACCAATATGGTTATGTTTTGAAAGTTCAGAAATTACAGTAGTTGAGTGATGCCCTTTCTATTAGTATTTATGTTCATACCTATCATGCTAAATACTGGAAAGCTCGGTTTGCATCAAATGAGTCTTTCAATAGCGACTTCTTTTACATGTCAAAACCACGTGTACTTGCTTAATCTCTTTTGCTATCtttggtttatttttattacgaACTCTCAGTTCTTATTCAGATCACGAAACTGGAAGAACTATAAGATGAAAGGCAAGGGGGGCGAACGGGATGATGGACAGGATCAACCGACTCTGCTGAGCGATGTGAAATCCCTGTTAAGAATGGAGAATGATCTTTGTGCTGACTTTAATGGAAAGGGCAGGTTCCAGGAGCATGGGAATAATTTGTGCCAGCCTCCATGAGATATTCTTCCAGGTATTTCTTCGGCATTAACTTTGCAGTTGCATTAGCTTTNaaaaaaaaaaaaaaaaaaaaaaaaaattgactcGAATGGAGAAATTGGCTTCTTGGTATTGGCATCTGGCTCAACCGAAATCTTGTTGTTCTGCTCATGTTCTTTCtgtattatgaatatttttacaTCTTGAAACTTTGCCTCTGAATGTGTgaatattaagataattaTATTGGCCTTTCAGGTAACTCTTAATCTGATCATCATCGTTGTTGCATACATTtgatatttagattttgtcttctttagttttattattgtcactttttgggtttatttattttgatttttggacATCGAAATCCTTTTTGCAGATCaacaaagatttaaaaatttgagctTTATTTTCAGTTTCTGAGTCACCTTAtcatttttggttttgatttataatttgtaaGAATAGAACAACgtttttgatttattatttctgAAAAAACATAAAGTAAATTAGCTTGTATTCTTATTTAGAGTCGTTCTCTTGAGTAGAGATGTCCACAAGGCAAGGGCGGGGATGAGGAAGTCTTTTCCGTGTTCGTTTCGTCTCCTATTTCAACTTTCTTCCATgcaaaatttttcatttatttttgtaggataaattttttcctttaaaaatatatgggtttcaaataactttttagtgaattatttgcattatcctaataaaaaatataatattaccaacctaaattttaatattccaATATAGTTTTAACACTTTAATTTTagcactatatatatataattttgtgcGTTAATTTTGATGCATGGGTAGATATGGGTACATTTGTACATAAAAGTTTTGAGGCAAATAGGAATTTAGCTGGGGACAGGAATTTGAGTGAGGAATCTCCATTCTCGACCCCATCGACCCCATCTAGTGGAAATGGAGAAATGCACTTCCTCTCATTCTTATTTAGTTGGGGACAAAGTGAGGAATCTCCATTCTCAACCCCGTCTAgtgaaaatggagaaatgcATTTCCTCTCATTCTTTGTTTAAACAAGAATTCTTCGATGTTTGAAATGAAAGTTGGTGTGCATGATTACCGATCAAAATCATAAACCTAAAGTGAAGGCAAGCAAATAAgagataaagaaaattaatgcaATCCTCTATAACCAAACATTAATTCATTACTCGCTCACTCATTGTTTATCTAAATCTTCCAAAAACACTCTAAAATTGacttttgtgttcttttatCCACACCCATAAGATTAACATTTGTGAAACATTCCGATTCAGAAGTGGTCACTTCAAGATGATTTGCCATTCAGCTTTATTACCTAAgcattacaatttttttttaaaggtaacTCCTATCAACTTTTTGATGAAGGCGCTTTTATTCTTAGTTacttacaataaaaaataaaataaaataaacatttcaattttattaaaaatattttttaaaaaaattaaaccgtaccatttttttaataaaagaaataggGGTGAAAAGATAATCTAAACTCAAATCTTATCctcttaaatttagtttaataagCCTTTCATATAATTATCAATGTCGATGTTCGTATAGATTGAGaaagaacaaatatatatgtaatgaaattagttctctatttattctataatatatatatataatgaaaataaatagtattccatcttaattattttgtcaagttcaacttaaaaataaaaaataaaaactaaaaacaaaattattctGAAATAAAATCCataccatttatttattccaaTATCTATGTATTAATCAATCAATAgatcaaacaaataattagcattaaagaaaacaaaatcattatgaaacacacacacaatatatatatgctatttaagtttatagtgataaataaattaaataaaataataatatggaAGCAAATTATGAACATTATAATTGATATTATAATGTAATgggagaaatgaaaatgataaaatatcctcaataataaaagtacaactaaataaaaataaataaatttcattttaataaataataataataataaataggataaggaggaagaagatgagatgACAAGGACAAATGGATAAGAATTTAAGTTTCCCTTTCCATTTCtataataatatcttttttttttttctttttcttttcaaatatctCTATAACCCTCATTGttaaaactacaaaaataattttaaattttattaattaaaatcataaatctTCCACTTCACgtgataataattataaattatggataaataaaaaaaaaattaaaaagcaatttttttaacaacccAGACAATCTAGAAAGAGTTTgttgtgaaaattttggagttgggttgggtcaaaaacgAATCTAAAAAAGAGATAATATTAcgaaatatatatactaaaaaaaattattaaataatcgCGATAATTCAATTGTTGAAACCTAGGTTCGAGCTCTGAAACTGACTCCATttgtgatataatatttaaaaaataaaaataaaaaagaagcaaaaagtGGAATGGCATTTTCGGTAAATACAAAGGAGGTCACTGTTCTTGCATCATCTGGTTTCGTCTTCTTCAGATACAAAATCAGCGATACCATTTCATCAAGATTGCAGAGCTTTTCTTGCAGTCTTTTTTGGGCAGTGTCATTCCCATAGAATCaaccaaagaaagaagaacatcAAACGCAACCTGAGCCTTCGATTCTTGGAGAAACGGCCAACAAACAACAGAGATTATATACGTGTACCTCAACCATTTGCAGAATCATCCGTTTCTGAATTCAAGATTCCATCGTCCTGTCTCTGAGAATTTCGCTCTCGGAATCCGTTCATGTAGAACTCACTTTGATTGCCTCCTTCGTTCATGGCGTTTTCTAAGCTTCTTCCTGAATTCTATGAAGGGTTTGCTATGACTCAGGCGAGTTATTTGCTTTCGCGTTTTCCGTTTCTTATGTCATCGGCTTCGTTTTCTGTTCCTTTTGCAACTAAATCACTTGCTTCACAAATCTTCCGCCATTTTCGTTGTCGCGAGTTGCTTCGAGTTCACTTGCGATTACTCATCCTCCTCTCTTTGCCTTTCatttacttctttttctcGAACCCTCGTCGTTCCGTTGTTCTCAAGTTGTTCGTCgtgtttttcttctccatcGCCGCCTTGATTTTTCTCAATCTTGCAGTCCCGCGTCTCCCGTCTTCGATTCGTCTGTTTCTTGTTCGATCATCTCCAATTAACGCGTTCTCGTCTTCTGCTTCGACGAAGGCTGTTTCGAATGTTCGTTGGTCGATCGGATCGAAGCCTAAATCGGAGAAATGGAAGATGTCGGGTTCTTGGGTGAGAGTTAACAGTAATGGAGACATTTACGAGGGGGAATTTCACAAAGGGAGGTGCTCGGGGAGCGGGGTTTATCACTACCATATGAGTGGAAGGTATGAAGGTGATTGGATTGATGAGAAGTATGATGGATATGGGGTTGAGACATGGGCGAAAGGAAGTAGGTACCGTGGCCAGTACAGACAAGGGTTGAGGAATGGGATTGGGATTTACAGATTCTACACGGGGGATGTCTATGCTGGGGAGTGGTCTAACGGGCAGTGCCATGGCTGTGGAGTTTATACTTGCCA
This portion of the Cucurbita pepo subsp. pepo cultivar mu-cu-16 chromosome LG08, ASM280686v2, whole genome shotgun sequence genome encodes:
- the LOC111800358 gene encoding uncharacterized protein LOC111800358, with amino-acid sequence MAFSKLLPEFYEGFAMTQASYLLSRFPFLMSSASFSVPFATKSLASQIFRHFRCRELLRVHLRLLILLSLPFIYFFFSNPRRSVVLKLFVVFFFSIAALIFLNLAVPRLPSSIRLFLVRSSPINAFSSSASTKAVSNVRWSIGSKPKSEKWKMSGSWVRVNSNGDIYEGEFHKGRCSGSGVYHYHMSGRYEGDWIDEKYDGYGVETWAKGSRYRGQYRQGLRNGIGIYRFYTGDVYAGEWSNGQCHGCGVYTCQDGSRYVGEFKWGVKHGLGHYHFRNGDTYAGEYFADKMHGFGVYRFGNGHRYEGAWHEGSKQGLGMYTFRNGETQSGHWQNGILNATVLENSHPGSSYAVSHAKVLAAVQEARGAEKKAFDAGRVEERVNKAVAAANKAANAARVAAVKAVQKQMDQETSTNPPILVV